A window of the Thalassospira indica genome harbors these coding sequences:
- a CDS encoding sarcosine oxidase subunit alpha — MSSFRVSGRGRVDHTQPIQFTFDGKKIKGFKGDTVASALLANGIHLMGRSFKYHRPRGAVTAGSEEPNALVGTRRGPGRFEPNTRATVQEIWDGLQVNSQNRYPSLSFDIGAINDKAYMLFSAGFYYKTFMWPKSFWDKVYEPFIRAAAGLGVSPTEPDPDHYASRYLHTDVLIVGAGPAGLAAALSAARAGSRVTLVDENPEAGGSLLSEPSAQIEDMSAWDWVGKTVAELKELDVKLMTRTTAIGYYHQNMVGLCEKLTDHLASPDGETPRERMWRVRAKQVVLAQGALEKPLVFDGNDRPGVMLAGSAQTYLNRYGVRVGDKAVILTSHDSAWYAAFDLADAGTTIAAIVDTRAEPNADLVAEATKRGIRIMAGHTVTGTEGRLRVKSVRVNPVTGSSVGAPEVIGCDCLMMSGGWTPSLHLFSHTKGTLKWDEERQTFLPDHKAEECEIAGAGRGLWGIEAVLNDGAEMGAAVAKSLGKKAKAASYGVANDRPGTGVSHKELPTDLDAGKARAFVDYQNDVTAKDLRLAVREGMRSIEHVKRYTTNGMATDQGKMSNINGLNIASDALGVPQPKVGLTTFRPPYTPTTFGAFCGYHKGSHFEVTRKTPIDSWAEENGAAYEPVSLWRRAWYFPKDGEDMHAAVSRECRATRASVGIFDASTLGKIEVVGPDAVEFMNRMYTNPWTKLAPGRARYGLLLGDDGFIRDDGVIGRLADDRFHVTTTTGGAARVLNMMEDYLQTEWPDLDVWLTSTTEQWATIALNGPNARKVLEPFVEGQDMSDEAFPHMSVSECRVGGFPARLFRISFTGEVGFEVNVPAHAGRALWEMLFEAGKKYDICPYGTETMHVLRAEKGYIIVGQDTDGTVTPHDAGLSWAIGKMKPDFVGKRGLARPDLVAEGRKQLIGLLTEDGKTKLEEGAQIVLDPNQPKPMKMVGHVTSSYHSDAAGRPIAMALLEDGFNRMGETIYIPMPDRVIKAQVTGTVFYDPEGARLKL; from the coding sequence ATGAGCAGCTTCCGCGTTTCCGGGCGTGGTCGCGTCGATCACACCCAACCGATCCAGTTCACCTTTGATGGCAAGAAAATCAAAGGTTTCAAAGGTGATACCGTGGCATCGGCCCTGCTGGCCAATGGCATCCACCTTATGGGCCGTTCGTTTAAATATCACCGCCCGCGTGGTGCCGTGACCGCCGGTTCCGAAGAACCAAATGCACTTGTTGGCACGCGCCGTGGTCCGGGCCGGTTTGAGCCGAACACTCGTGCGACTGTTCAGGAAATCTGGGACGGTCTTCAGGTCAACAGCCAGAACCGTTATCCCAGCCTGTCCTTTGACATTGGTGCGATCAACGACAAGGCCTATATGCTGTTTTCGGCCGGGTTCTATTACAAGACCTTCATGTGGCCGAAATCCTTCTGGGACAAGGTTTATGAGCCGTTCATTCGTGCGGCGGCTGGTCTTGGCGTTTCGCCGACCGAACCCGATCCGGATCACTATGCATCGCGTTACCTGCATACCGATGTTCTGATCGTCGGTGCCGGTCCTGCCGGTCTTGCAGCGGCCCTGTCGGCGGCCCGTGCCGGATCGCGTGTGACCCTTGTTGATGAAAACCCCGAAGCCGGTGGATCGCTTCTGTCCGAGCCGTCTGCTCAGATCGAAGACATGTCGGCATGGGACTGGGTTGGCAAAACTGTCGCCGAACTCAAAGAGCTTGACGTCAAGCTGATGACACGCACGACCGCAATTGGCTACTACCACCAGAACATGGTTGGTCTGTGCGAAAAGTTGACCGACCACCTTGCTAGCCCGGACGGCGAAACCCCGCGCGAACGCATGTGGCGTGTCCGTGCCAAGCAGGTTGTTCTGGCGCAAGGTGCACTTGAAAAACCACTGGTCTTTGATGGTAACGATCGCCCGGGCGTGATGCTGGCCGGTTCTGCCCAGACATACCTGAACCGGTATGGCGTGCGGGTTGGTGACAAGGCTGTCATCCTCACCAGTCACGATAGTGCATGGTATGCGGCCTTTGATCTGGCAGACGCTGGCACCACAATTGCCGCGATTGTTGATACCCGCGCCGAACCGAATGCCGATCTGGTTGCTGAAGCGACCAAACGCGGTATCCGCATCATGGCTGGTCACACCGTTACCGGAACCGAAGGCCGCCTGCGCGTCAAATCGGTTCGGGTCAACCCGGTCACCGGATCGTCGGTTGGTGCGCCCGAAGTTATCGGCTGTGATTGCCTTATGATGTCGGGGGGCTGGACGCCGTCGCTGCACCTGTTTTCCCATACCAAGGGAACGCTTAAGTGGGACGAGGAACGCCAGACTTTCCTGCCTGATCACAAGGCAGAGGAATGCGAAATCGCCGGTGCAGGCCGTGGCCTGTGGGGCATTGAAGCAGTCCTGAATGACGGGGCTGAAATGGGCGCGGCTGTGGCCAAAAGCCTTGGCAAGAAGGCCAAGGCGGCAAGCTACGGCGTTGCCAATGACCGTCCGGGAACCGGTGTTAGCCACAAGGAACTGCCGACCGATCTGGATGCAGGCAAGGCCCGTGCCTTCGTCGATTACCAGAATGACGTGACGGCCAAGGACCTGCGTCTGGCGGTACGTGAAGGCATGCGTTCGATTGAGCATGTCAAACGCTATACCACCAACGGCATGGCAACCGATCAGGGCAAGATGTCAAACATCAACGGCCTTAACATTGCCTCTGACGCACTGGGTGTGCCGCAGCCGAAAGTCGGTCTGACGACCTTCCGCCCGCCTTACACCCCGACGACCTTCGGGGCGTTTTGTGGCTATCACAAGGGCAGTCACTTCGAAGTGACGCGTAAAACCCCGATTGACAGCTGGGCCGAAGAAAACGGTGCCGCGTACGAGCCGGTCAGCCTGTGGCGCCGTGCATGGTACTTCCCGAAAGACGGCGAAGACATGCATGCCGCCGTGTCGCGCGAATGCCGTGCGACGCGTGCAAGTGTCGGTATCTTTGATGCATCGACCCTTGGCAAGATCGAGGTGGTTGGCCCGGATGCGGTGGAATTCATGAACCGCATGTACACCAATCCCTGGACCAAGCTGGCACCGGGGCGCGCGCGTTATGGTCTGCTTTTGGGTGATGACGGGTTTATCCGTGATGACGGTGTCATTGGCCGTCTGGCTGATGATCGCTTCCATGTCACCACCACGACCGGTGGTGCGGCGCGCGTTTTGAACATGATGGAAGACTACCTTCAGACTGAATGGCCGGACCTTGATGTCTGGCTGACCTCGACGACCGAGCAGTGGGCGACCATTGCGCTGAACGGCCCGAATGCCCGGAAGGTGCTTGAGCCGTTTGTCGAAGGTCAGGACATGTCTGACGAGGCCTTCCCGCACATGTCGGTTTCGGAATGCCGCGTTGGTGGTTTCCCGGCGCGTCTGTTCCGCATCAGCTTTACCGGCGAAGTCGGCTTTGAGGTCAATGTGCCGGCCCATGCCGGGCGTGCACTTTGGGAAATGCTGTTCGAAGCGGGCAAGAAATACGATATCTGCCCTTATGGTACCGAAACCATGCACGTGCTGCGTGCCGAGAAGGGCTATATCATTGTCGGTCAGGATACCGATGGCACGGTTACCCCGCATGATGCCGGGTTAAGCTGGGCAATCGGCAAAATGAAACCAGATTTCGTCGGCAAGCGCGGTCTGGCACGTCCGGATCTGGTTGCCGAAGGCCGCAAGCAGTTGATCGGTCTTCTGACCGAAGATGGCAAAACCAAGCTTGAGGAAGGGGCACAGATCGTTCTTGATCCGAACCAACCCAAGCCGATGAAAATGGTCGGCCATGTGACATCAAGCTATCACAGCGATGCCGCAGGTCGCCCGATTGCCATGGCGCTGCTTGAAGACGGTTTCAATCGTATGGGTGAAACCATTTACATTCCGATGCCTGATCGTGTGATCAAGGCGCAAGTCACCGGGACCGTATTTTACGATCCTGAAGGCGCACGGTTGAAACTTTAG
- a CDS encoding sarcosine oxidase subunit gamma, which yields MTVLTHAFTPGPIVASGPVKLTLMAPVARFSLRLRATNIPAVSKAIGVDMATTVGVRAANGTTESICLGPDEWLIIAKPDDAETVTKACADVYSSATHSLTEVSAREVTVRIEGERASELLTIGCPRDIDSIPVGGGCRTVIDGVTVVLWRDAEQSFRMDIWRSFALHIIDLLCTGCKEFAAE from the coding sequence ATGACGGTACTTACACACGCATTTACGCCAGGTCCGATCGTTGCGTCCGGCCCGGTCAAGCTGACCCTGATGGCACCGGTTGCCCGTTTCTCGCTACGTTTGCGGGCGACCAATATTCCGGCCGTATCCAAGGCGATTGGTGTGGATATGGCAACCACCGTTGGCGTACGTGCGGCCAACGGCACGACTGAGTCCATCTGTCTCGGCCCGGATGAATGGCTGATCATCGCCAAGCCGGATGATGCGGAAACGGTGACCAAGGCGTGCGCGGATGTCTATTCATCCGCAACCCACAGCCTGACAGAGGTTTCGGCCCGCGAAGTCACGGTCCGGATCGAAGGCGAACGTGCGAGCGAGTTGCTGACCATCGGTTGCCCGCGCGATATCGACAGCATCCCGGTGGGTGGTGGTTGCCGTACGGTGATTGACGGTGTCACGGTTGTTCTTTGGCGGGATGCTGAGCAAAGTTTCCGCATGGATATTTGGCGTTCGTTCGCCCTGCACATCATCGATCTGCTGTGCACCGGCTGCAAGGAATTCGCGGCAGAATAA
- a CDS encoding 2-hydroxyacid dehydrogenase, whose product MIRSVLALLDIRPAYTAMLAEGHDLHRYDLLADKQKFLDEMGDQIRAVVTSARFGVPEDLLAQLPNLEVITSFGVGHDVFDLKALRDRGIRLSTTPDVLTDDVADTAIMLMHATLRQLVLGDDWVRSGKWAAKGPMALTRSVRGKKLGIVGLGRIGQAIASRAMPSGVEVGYFGRSKKDVEYRFFDDLTALATWSDILVLSCPGGAATNGIVNEAVLKALGKDGVVINIARGSVIDELALIRALQQGLVAGAGLDVFENEPDIDPAFAKLDNVVLYPHLASGTVETRDAMGQLVVDNLDAWDERRELITPLV is encoded by the coding sequence ATGATACGTTCCGTCCTCGCCCTTCTTGATATTCGCCCGGCCTATACGGCCATGTTGGCAGAAGGCCACGATCTGCATCGCTATGACCTGCTTGCGGACAAGCAGAAATTTCTTGATGAAATGGGCGATCAGATCAGAGCTGTTGTGACATCAGCGCGGTTTGGTGTTCCGGAAGACTTGCTGGCGCAACTACCGAACCTTGAAGTCATTACAAGCTTTGGCGTTGGGCATGATGTCTTTGACCTGAAGGCACTGCGTGACCGCGGTATTCGTCTTTCGACCACACCCGACGTTCTGACCGATGATGTTGCCGACACGGCGATCATGTTGATGCATGCCACCTTGCGACAGCTTGTTTTGGGCGACGACTGGGTGCGCAGCGGAAAGTGGGCGGCAAAAGGTCCGATGGCACTGACCAGAAGTGTACGCGGCAAGAAGCTTGGCATTGTCGGGCTGGGTCGGATCGGACAGGCAATCGCATCACGCGCAATGCCAAGCGGGGTAGAGGTTGGCTATTTCGGGCGCAGCAAGAAGGATGTCGAGTACCGGTTCTTTGATGATCTGACGGCACTTGCGACATGGTCGGATATCTTGGTGTTGTCCTGCCCCGGTGGGGCCGCGACCAACGGGATCGTCAATGAAGCGGTGCTTAAAGCCCTTGGCAAAGATGGTGTCGTGATCAATATCGCACGGGGATCGGTGATTGATGAACTCGCTTTGATCCGGGCTTTGCAGCAAGGATTGGTTGCCGGCGCGGGCCTCGATGTGTTTGAAAATGAACCGGACATCGATCCGGCATTTGCCAAGCTTGATAACGTTGTGCTGTATCCGCATCTGGCGAGTGGAACGGTGGAAACTCGCGATGCCATGGGCCAACTGGTTGTTGATAATCTTGATGCCTGGGACGAACGCCGAGAATTGATCACACCGCTTGTTTAG
- a CDS encoding urea carboxylase-associated family protein: MTFKPQHQAPTDAAERRAIKPVVVYPNGTLSEPDFATLSEFRASMKKVNEVIVPPRDARTFHVPKGYFFRIVSVDGPQVGDLNLWNANDLKERFFSGKTRALHRTHLTTGDRLWSNMPYLRSMALISEDTLDWYGFDEDGGSVHDVIGTRCDPFTNRLLSGNDYHHCCHSNLCRAFSDETGMSMQKADHYVHDVLNVFMCTGFTKDTHQYFMKASPVRPGDYLEMFAEIDLLGNLSTCPGGDCSTGHSSDEAACYPLKVEIYETDPALQDKWDWPAPSAYQHP; this comes from the coding sequence ATGACTTTCAAGCCCCAGCACCAAGCCCCAACAGACGCCGCCGAGCGACGCGCGATTAAGCCGGTCGTTGTTTATCCCAACGGAACTCTGTCCGAGCCTGACTTTGCGACGCTCTCCGAGTTCAGGGCATCAATGAAGAAAGTGAACGAGGTTATCGTTCCACCACGCGATGCGCGCACGTTTCATGTGCCCAAGGGATACTTTTTCCGCATTGTCAGTGTTGATGGGCCGCAGGTCGGTGATTTGAACCTTTGGAATGCAAATGACCTGAAGGAACGGTTTTTCAGCGGCAAGACCCGTGCCCTGCATCGGACCCACCTGACCACAGGTGATCGTTTGTGGTCCAACATGCCCTATCTGCGTTCGATGGCGCTCATCAGCGAAGATACCCTTGATTGGTATGGCTTTGATGAGGATGGCGGCAGTGTGCATGATGTGATTGGCACCCGCTGCGATCCGTTTACCAACCGGTTGTTGTCAGGCAATGATTATCATCATTGCTGCCACTCCAACCTTTGCCGGGCTTTCAGTGATGAGACCGGCATGTCGATGCAGAAAGCCGATCACTATGTGCATGATGTGTTGAATGTCTTCATGTGCACCGGCTTTACCAAGGACACCCATCAGTATTTCATGAAGGCAAGCCCGGTACGCCCGGGGGACTATCTTGAAATGTTTGCCGAGATCGATTTGCTGGGCAATCTGTCGACCTGCCCGGGTGGGGATTGCAGCACTGGCCATTCAAGTGATGAGGCTGCCTGTTATCCGCTAAAGGTCGAGATTTATGAAACCGATCCGGCCTTGCAGGATAAATGGGACTGGCCAGCGCCCAGTGCGTATCAGCATCCTTAA